The region AATTTTTTTAATCCGTGTCTTGACAACGGGGGGCATTATATACTTTCCATCAAGGCCGCCATCCATTGCGGCGGTGGCTGCCCAATACCGCCTCCATCAGTCGAAGTGGTAGAGAACGTTGGGCCTTTTGAAGCCACGATGAAGGAGTATATTCAACGTTTTATAAAGAAATAACTTTTGCTTCTGTGTTGTCAGGGTTATCAGGCAGTTATAACCTACAAAAAGGTATTAGCAAAATTGCCGTATATCCCCTAAATTCAGTTATGGGGGATATACGGCAATTTCTCTTGAAAAAAGTTATATTGGAGTAATCATACTTAAAACTTTCGCTGCTCGCGCTACCATTAAGCATGCGCTCTAATCGCAAATGTAGGGTGTTGCCGCAGGAAACTTAAATAACTGCCACTTTTTTCCAACCATCGAAAGTTATTTAGCCGCTTTGAGACGGGTAATTTCGGTTTCTTGGCGGAACAAGCGGTCGTTAAGAACCATAATACTAGCGTTGACTTCGGCAATATCCTCTTTTGTGGCCATGTTAGCCTGGATAGTTGTTACCTGTGTCTGTAGAGCATCAAACTTAGTTTCAAGGCCGCTGACTTTAGTTTCAAGAGCATTGACCTTAATTTCTAAATTATTGACTTTAATTTCTAGATTATCTACTTTAGTTTCCAAATTTCCGACTTTAGCTTCCAGATTATTGACTTTAGCTTCTAAATTACCGACTTTAGTTTCCGGATTATTGACCTGGCCACAAAGTTTATCAACGTTAGCAGATACGTTATGCAATTGAGCATCTAATTCTGCGGTGCGATGAAGCAGAGCCTCAATAAAACGAGAGTTTTCATTAAGCTGCCCTTTTATGCTCGTTAGTTCTTGAAGTACTAACTTTTGGAATTCCTCGTTGCTCATAAATCACCCGTCCTTATAAATCGGTGCAATATTATTGTACCATTGGCAGGACAAGCAGTACAAGAATCAGATTCGCCGGTGCCTTTCCTAAAACTATCCAATTTTTATCGGCGTTTTCCGGGTGGTATCCACCAGCCGTCATACTGCTTATATTTTTGGCGCAAGGTATATAATTCGTTACGGCTAGCTATATATCGTCCCTTGATTTCTTCCAGCAGAGCGCCGTGCTCCTTCATACCGGCAAGGGAAAACCGGGAATGTTCACGTTGACCAAACTGGACAGTGAACTGTCCGCCTTCTAAATACAGCCGGCCGAATGCCCCACACATAGGACAGTGCACGGTACCGTCCGGTGACAACTTCAGCAGCGAACTCCCGCATTCCCGGCAAGAACACCCTGCCGCTTCTTCTGTCTGTTCCGCGCCTGACACCAGGCGCTGCGCCAACAGCCTTGCCTTGTGCAACACTTCCGGCTTTGCCGCCTCGCCGGGATTGGCCGCCTGCACGGCCATGCTACCGACAACGTCCAGATGAAGAAACCGCGCAAAATTTATAGTCGCTTCCCTGGCATAACCATCCCAGCCCGCTACGCCGTAAGTTACTACCACTATGCATTTTTTACCCGCAAATTCATCCCCATTCTGGAGAACCGAAATCAACCTGTCACCAATCACCTTTAAGCTGGTATGCGTGCCGAGAAAATAACACGGCGCTCCAATGATGATCGCGTCGGCCGTTCGGATATTGTCTAGTAAAAATTGCAAATCATCTCCAATAATGCAGGATTTATCCGCCCCCAGACATGCGTAGCAGGCCTGGCACTGACCGATGTTAAGATCCGGCAACCTAATCATGGCCTTTTCCACAGTATCAGGCAGTGCAGCCAGCATTTCTTTGACCAATATCTCTGAATTGCCAAGTTTGCGGGCAGAAGCCACTAACCCTAATACCTTCATAATTATGTCCCCTCTCTTGTGGTTGATCCTGGTAATATAGCAAATTCTATCCAGCCGGGCTAAATCCTCCGGCTATGGACTCTATGTCACCAATCGATATCATCAGGATATTCCACTTCCTGAAGTTCTATTTCATCAACCGGACAGTTATATTCTTTCGCCGCTCTTAAAACCTCACTTTTAATCGCCTTATATTCATCCCCTTGCTCCGCTAATCGCTTTGCCATCACAGATATATTTTTCAAGCGTTTCTCTTTATTCATAGCCAGAAACCTACAATTGAGTACATCCACATATTGCGTAGCATAGTCGTCAGTCAACATATAGCTTTGATTCATAAGATTCATCATCCGGCTAAAGGCCGCTTCTGAGACAACGGTTTTAATGCATTTTGCAACCGCCGCTTGTAACAAGCGCATCGACGTTACAAATCGAGGCACACCCCTACAAGACAGATGCACACAAAAATACTCCCCATTTCTGGGGAGTGTAAATAGTATGATTTGGTATGCCCGTCGGATTTAAAACAAAAATCTGCATTCCGGGCGGAAAAGCCCAACAATCGCCCGTTATTTGTTCTCTTCAACGTAAAGATTCTTAGATAATTTGCTGATTGCCCTTTTTTCGATTCTCGAAACATAGGAACGGGAAATACCTAAAAGCTTGGCAATATCACGCTGCGTCTTGCGGCTGCCATCCGGCATGCCGAAACGCATCTCCAATACCCACTTTTCTCGTTTGCTCAGGCGGTGAATTTCCTTGTTAAGGCGCTCAGTCTCGCACTGATTTTCCACTGCTTCGGCCACAACATCCGGCGCGGTGCCAAGAACATCAATAAGAGTTATCTCATTACCTTCTTTGTCGACCCCGATCGGATCGTATAAGCTAACTTCCGAACGTATTCGCCGCGTGCTTCTTAAGTGCATCAAAATCTCGTTCTCGATGCAGCGGGCTGCATATGTAGCCAGCCTGATTTTCTTGGCTTGGTCAAAAGTATTGATTGCCTTAATCAGTCCAATTGTGCCGATAGAAATAAGGTCATCGACATCTTCGCCGGTATTGTCAAATTTTTTAACGATGTGTGCCACCAGTCTAAGATTTCGTTCAATCAAAACATTCTTGGCTTTTTCGTCTCCTGCCTTCAGTCTTTCTA is a window of Sporolituus thermophilus DSM 23256 DNA encoding:
- a CDS encoding DUF6904 family protein; the protein is MHLSCRGVPRFVTSMRLLQAAVAKCIKTVVSEAAFSRMMNLMNQSYMLTDDYATQYVDVLNCRFLAMNKEKRLKNISVMAKRLAEQGDEYKAIKSEVLRAAKEYNCPVDEIELQEVEYPDDIDW
- the sigK gene encoding RNA polymerase sporulation sigma factor SigK, with translation MVSFFAVLAASVLKGIALLVSYITNNTFPLPLSEKEEQVYLERLKAGDEKAKNVLIERNLRLVAHIVKKFDNTGEDVDDLISIGTIGLIKAINTFDQAKKIRLATYAARCIENEILMHLRSTRRIRSEVSLYDPIGVDKEGNEITLIDVLGTAPDVVAEAVENQCETERLNKEIHRLSKREKWVLEMRFGMPDGSRKTQRDIAKLLGISRSYVSRIEKRAISKLSKNLYVEENK
- a CDS encoding flavodoxin family protein, producing the protein MKVLGLVASARKLGNSEILVKEMLAALPDTVEKAMIRLPDLNIGQCQACYACLGADKSCIIGDDLQFLLDNIRTADAIIIGAPCYFLGTHTSLKVIGDRLISVLQNGDEFAGKKCIVVVTYGVAGWDGYAREATINFARFLHLDVVGSMAVQAANPGEAAKPEVLHKARLLAQRLVSGAEQTEEAAGCSCRECGSSLLKLSPDGTVHCPMCGAFGRLYLEGGQFTVQFGQREHSRFSLAGMKEHGALLEEIKGRYIASRNELYTLRQKYKQYDGWWIPPGKRR